One segment of Aquimarina sp. BL5 DNA contains the following:
- a CDS encoding SulP family inorganic anion transporter: MKSIKTNASGFLSSLPKNIFSGFVVSLIALPLGLGLALASEAPPISGIIAAIVGGIIVSVFGGSNVTIAGPGNGLVVVLLGAITTLANGDLYQGYLFTLAAIICSGVLMILIGLLRLGILGDFFPSSAIQGMLAAIGISIFAKQFHVMLANTGVKGDTISLLMDIPNSIISLFSPEFYHLVIAAAVGVTSLLIMIFYGKIRNKYFQLVPAPMWIVLLVIGLSYYYEFFSSKTYPINDSLLVQIPNKVFSSFPSPDFSSVFKLKFIGVVIAITLISSIESLLSIKAVDKLDPEKRRSNANKDLTALGIASIASGFIGGLNVVTVIARSSVNVNNGGSNRSANFFHSVFLILFVVLFQDQLSRIPLTALAAILVYTGYKLAAPRNLKDAAKIGKEQFIIFSATIIGTITTNLISGIFIGILTTLLIHFILNKSVMLFARNLFKPNVLMFKEEVNGTYFIGVKNFSSFLNYYRLKRNLDSIPEDSDVVVDFSYCDFVDYTVQESLFSYQETFLRKGGSFEVTGLDKHGTASEHPLAVRSLVSISRKFKIGTNLTKRQEDLQKIADDFSWNYSPKKQEDTTALNNFLFFKIKKVKYIYNNIFNGDSSVEISDVEFSEGEFIAKKNSRTTVLTIHLKKEIPVFTLDREGFIEFVYKIAGFQDILIDDHPDFSKRFFLLGEHTEKIKLFFTDELVLFFESNPYYHIESNGSTLLLMRKERVASVKEIKALLDYGIRLEKVISQIDFDEILLKSLQIKS, encoded by the coding sequence ATGAAAAGCATTAAAACTAATGCATCTGGATTTTTATCCAGCTTGCCAAAAAATATTTTTTCCGGTTTTGTGGTTTCTTTGATTGCTTTACCTCTCGGACTAGGATTAGCCTTAGCATCAGAAGCTCCTCCAATATCAGGAATAATTGCAGCTATAGTCGGAGGAATCATAGTATCTGTATTTGGTGGTTCTAATGTAACAATAGCTGGTCCCGGAAATGGATTGGTAGTTGTTCTATTAGGTGCAATCACGACTTTGGCCAATGGAGATTTATATCAGGGATATCTTTTTACACTCGCCGCAATTATCTGTTCAGGTGTTTTAATGATTCTTATTGGATTATTGCGCTTAGGAATATTAGGTGATTTCTTTCCTTCTTCTGCTATTCAGGGTATGTTGGCAGCTATAGGTATTAGTATTTTCGCAAAACAATTTCATGTAATGTTGGCCAATACTGGTGTAAAAGGGGATACTATCTCTCTTCTCATGGATATTCCGAATAGTATCATCTCCTTATTTTCGCCAGAATTTTATCATCTTGTAATTGCAGCAGCGGTTGGCGTCACTAGTTTATTAATCATGATTTTTTATGGTAAAATCCGAAACAAATACTTTCAGTTGGTTCCCGCGCCTATGTGGATTGTTTTATTAGTAATTGGTCTAAGTTATTACTACGAGTTTTTTTCATCCAAAACGTATCCAATAAACGATTCACTTCTTGTGCAGATTCCTAATAAAGTATTTTCTAGCTTTCCTTCTCCTGATTTTTCATCCGTATTTAAACTTAAATTTATTGGGGTTGTAATAGCAATTACATTAATTTCTAGTATAGAATCTTTATTAAGTATTAAGGCTGTCGACAAACTTGACCCAGAGAAAAGAAGGTCTAATGCGAATAAAGACCTCACAGCATTAGGAATAGCCTCAATTGCCAGCGGTTTTATTGGGGGGTTAAATGTAGTAACCGTTATAGCCAGAAGTTCTGTAAACGTAAATAATGGAGGTAGTAATCGATCTGCCAATTTTTTCCACTCTGTGTTCTTAATATTATTTGTTGTATTGTTTCAGGATCAATTAAGTAGAATTCCGCTTACGGCATTAGCCGCAATTTTAGTTTATACAGGATATAAATTAGCTGCACCAAGAAATCTAAAAGATGCAGCAAAAATTGGGAAAGAACAATTCATTATTTTTTCTGCTACCATTATTGGTACGATTACTACAAACTTAATTAGCGGTATTTTTATTGGAATTCTTACAACCTTATTAATCCATTTTATACTTAATAAAAGTGTTATGCTTTTTGCCAGAAATCTATTTAAACCCAATGTTCTTATGTTTAAAGAAGAGGTAAACGGAACTTATTTCATAGGTGTAAAGAACTTTTCTAGTTTTCTTAATTATTATAGATTAAAAAGAAACTTAGATTCAATTCCAGAAGATAGTGATGTTGTAGTAGATTTTTCCTATTGTGACTTTGTTGATTATACTGTACAGGAGAGTCTTTTTAGTTATCAAGAAACCTTTCTTAGAAAGGGAGGTTCTTTTGAGGTTACGGGTCTTGATAAACATGGTACCGCTTCAGAACATCCACTTGCGGTAAGAAGTCTAGTCTCTATTTCCAGAAAGTTTAAAATCGGCACCAATCTCACCAAAAGACAAGAAGATTTACAAAAAATTGCCGATGATTTCTCCTGGAATTACAGTCCAAAAAAACAAGAAGATACTACCGCTTTAAATAATTTTCTGTTTTTCAAAATCAAAAAAGTAAAATACATTTATAACAATATATTTAATGGTGATTCTTCTGTAGAAATTTCAGATGTTGAGTTTTCTGAAGGTGAATTTATCGCTAAAAAAAATAGTAGAACAACTGTTTTGACCATTCATCTCAAAAAAGAAATTCCGGTGTTTACTTTAGATCGAGAAGGTTTTATAGAATTTGTGTATAAAATTGCAGGGTTTCAAGATATTTTGATAGATGATCACCCAGATTTTTCCAAACGTTTTTTTCTTTTAGGGGAACATACCGAAAAAATTAAATTGTTCTTTACGGACGAATTAGTACTGTTTTTTGAAAGCAATCCTTATTATCATATCGAATCTAATGGTTCAACCCTCTTACTAATGCGAAAAGAACGTGTAGCCAGTGTTAAGGAAATTAAAGCCCTATTAGATTATGGAATTCGATTAGAGAAAGTTATATCACAAATCGATTTTGATGAAATATTGTTAAAAAGTCTACAAATTAAATCCTGA
- a CDS encoding universal stress protein: MSELPDHKFKTILIGLAFSPNLKNNVYEAMRMVDFFDSQLILVHVGSKTKEKEVAIKELISGFSDDTEKVKIIWREGDPVDVIIKTANENKADLIMLGASPREDFLKFYIGSIARKITRNANCSVLLLIKPSEDLRPCHHVVVNGLKDDKTKQTILAAFEVSQNLGAQQITVVEEISQQEVQVVVQDDKTLLKAIKRKEQITKKEHLRVQDILNEVPKEFKSGIHIKTQPIFGKRGYSIGHYARVKGADLLIMNAPGKTTFWDRIFPHDLEHILAELPTDVLIIR, from the coding sequence ACCATACTTATAGGACTGGCATTCTCTCCTAACCTTAAGAACAATGTATACGAAGCCATGAGAATGGTGGATTTTTTTGATTCTCAGCTAATACTTGTTCATGTAGGATCTAAGACAAAGGAAAAAGAGGTTGCTATTAAAGAGTTAATTTCAGGTTTTTCTGATGATACAGAAAAAGTAAAGATCATTTGGCGTGAAGGAGATCCTGTAGATGTTATAATAAAAACTGCCAATGAGAACAAAGCAGACCTTATAATGCTTGGGGCATCACCAAGAGAGGATTTTCTAAAATTTTATATTGGATCCATTGCCAGAAAAATAACACGAAATGCAAATTGCTCTGTGTTATTGCTTATAAAACCTTCTGAGGATCTCAGACCTTGTCATCATGTAGTCGTTAATGGATTAAAAGATGATAAAACGAAACAAACGATTCTTGCTGCTTTTGAGGTTTCCCAAAACCTTGGAGCACAACAAATAACCGTAGTTGAAGAAATATCTCAGCAAGAAGTACAAGTAGTAGTTCAAGACGATAAAACACTACTAAAGGCTATAAAAAGAAAAGAGCAAATAACAAAAAAAGAACATCTTAGGGTTCAGGACATTCTGAATGAAGTTCCTAAAGAATTTAAGTCCGGTATACACATAAAAACTCAACCTATATTTGGGAAAAGAGGATATTCTATAGGTCACTATGCCCGTGTTAAAGGTGCGGATTTGCTGATAATGAATGCTCCAGGAAAAACAACATTCTGGGATCGTATTTTTCCTCATGACCTTGAACATATTCTAGCCGAGCTACCAACCGATGTGTTAATTATTAGATAA